ACGGTGAGCACCGAGTTGAGCAGCAGCACGCCCTGCGCCGCCCAGCCGTCGAGGTTGCCGCTGCGCGGCTTGGGCACGCCCAGGTCCTCGCCGAGTTCCTTGAAGACGTTGCGCAGCGACGGCGGCACCGCCACCCCCTCGCGGACGCTGAAGCTCAGCCCGTGCGCCTGCCCCGCCTTGTGGTACGGATCCTGCCCGAGGATGAGCACCCGGCACTGCTCCGGCCCGCAGAGCCGGTAGGCGGAGAAGAGGTCCTCCAGCGGCGGGAAGACGGTCTGGGTGGCGTACTCCCGGGCGACGAACGCGGCCAGCGCGGCGGTGCGGGCCGGGTCGAGGTGCGGGGTGAGCACGGCACGCCACGCCTCCGGCAGCAGCGCCAGCAGGTCGAGGGTGGGGGCGTCGTCGGGCATCGGCAACCTTTCGCAGTCGTCCC
This genomic interval from Micromonospora coxensis contains the following:
- the ung gene encoding uracil-DNA glycosylase; its protein translation is MPDDAPTLDLLALLPEAWRAVLTPHLDPARTAALAAFVAREYATQTVFPPLEDLFSAYRLCGPEQCRVLILGQDPYHKAGQAHGLSFSVREGVAVPPSLRNVFKELGEDLGVPKPRSGNLDGWAAQGVLLLNSVLTVRQATPGSHANSGWEEFTDATIRALDARDERVVFLLWGGYARKKAALVTNPAHVVLEAGHPSPMNPRGFLGSRPFSAANKALADAGLPTVDWERSAG